One window of the Cryptomeria japonica chromosome 7, Sugi_1.0, whole genome shotgun sequence genome contains the following:
- the LOC131068277 gene encoding 4-coumarate--CoA ligase-like isoform X1 yields MPTTITAKENYLYKSKLPDINIPHHLPLHDYLFERLAEVRDRPFLIDAATGKTYTHGELHTISRKVPAGLANLGLQRGEVVLLLLPNCPEFAFVFLGASMRGAIACTANPFYTPSEISRQLKSCGARVIVTEAACVAKLRDENLVVITIDSPPPGCLHFSVLSEANEKGEFLQCGEDDVVALLYSSGTTGLPKGVMITHNNLVCSVAQQMDGENPNCYLHGGDVLLCRLPLFHVYALNSIFLCSLRAGAAILIVRKFNGVGDLMEKIERFRITIAPLVPPIISEIVKASSVVSRYNTSSLRIIVSGGSPIVEKGVQGRLKYLFPNAVFREAYGMTEAQVLATNLAFAKFPFETKTGACGSVVRNAEMKIIDIKTGVSLPHNHTGEICIRGPQVMKGYLNDPEATAKTIDKDGWLHTGDIGFIDTNQEIFIVDRIKELIKCKGFQVAPAELEALLLSNLGIADAAVTGEKEQVRGEVPVAFVVRSAGSEINEQEIREFVGKRVVFYKRIRKVYFVPQIPRSPSGKILRKSLMAAL; encoded by the exons ATGCCGACAACCATAACagcaaaagaaaat TACTTGTACAAATCGAAGCTTCCGGATATCAACATTCCTCATCATCTACCTCTGCATGACTATCTCTTTGAGAGATTAGCAGAGGTGAGAGACAGGCCATTTCTGATCGATGCAGCGACTGGAAAAACATACACCCATGGAGAACTTCACACCATTTCACGAAAAGTGCCTGCTGGTTTGGCCAATCTGGGACTGCAAAGAGGCGAAGTTGTACTGCTTCTCCTGCCCAACTGCCCAGAATTTGCATTCGTCTTCTTGGGAGCCTCTATGAGAGGCGCCATTGCCTGCACTGCCAATCCTTTCTACACTCCCTCCGAGATCTCTCGCCAGCTTAAATCTTGCGGCGCCCGTGTGATCGTTACTGAAGCTGCCTGCGTAGCAAAGCTCAGAGACGAAAATTTGGTGGTTATCACCATCGACAGTCCGCCGCCGGGATGTCTGCATTTTTCTGTTCTGAGCGAAGCGAATGAAAAAGGGGAGTTTTTGCAGTGTGGTGAAGATGATGTGGTAGCGTTGCTCTACTCATCGGGCACCACGGGGCTCCCAAAGGGTGTCATGATAACTCATAACAACCTTGTTTGCAGCGTTGCTCAGCAGATGGACGGGGAGAATCCTAATTGTTACTTGCATGGTGGGGACGTTCTTCTCTGCCGGTTGCCTCTCTTTCATGTTTATGCCCTCAATAGTATATTTCTTTGCTCGCTCAGAGCTGGCGCTGCAATTCTCATTGTGCGTAAGTTCAATGGTGTCGGTGATTTAATGGAGAAAATAGAGAGGTTCAGGATCACCATTGCTCCGCTTGTGCCTCCCATTATCTCGGAAATAGTGAAAGCGTCTTCCGTTGTTTCTAGATACAATACATCGTCGCTCAGAATTATCGTCTCGGGTGGTTCTCCCATTGTTGAAAAAGGAGTCCAAGGAAGATTGAAATATCTATTCCCCAACGCTGTGTTTCGTGAG GCTTATGGTATGACGGAAGCCCAAGTGCTGGCAACGAATTTGGCTTTTGCCAAGTTTCCATTTGAAACAAAGACGGGAGCATGTGGGTCTGTTGTTCGAAACGCTGAAATGAAAATAATTGATATAAAAACTGGTGTCTCTCTACCCCACAATCACACCGGCGAAATCTGCATCCGTGGACCCCAAGTTATGAAAG GCTATCTGAATGACCCCGAAGCTACAGCCAAAACTATTGACAAGGATGGGTGGCTACACACTGGCGACATTGGCTTTATTGACACCAATCAAGAAATTTTCATTGTCGATCGAATTAAAGAGCTTATTAAATGCAAGGGATTCCAG GTGGCACCTGCTGAGCTGGAAGCCTTACTGTTGAGTAATCTGGGAATAGCTGATGCAGCCGTGACTGG AGAGAAAGAGCAAGTGAGAGGAGAGGTGCCTGTGGCATTCGTTGTGAGATCTGCAGGAAGCGAAATAAATGAGCAAGAAATACGAGAGTTTGTAGGAAAAAGAGTTGTGTTCTACAAAAGAATTCGTAAGGTTTATTTTGTCCCTCAAATTCCCAGATCTCCTTCGGGCAAGATATTGCGCAAAAGTTTAATGGCAGCATTATAA
- the LOC131068277 gene encoding 4-coumarate--CoA ligase-like isoform X2: MDKSGEYLYKSKLPDINIPHHLPLHDYLFERLAEVRDRPFLIDAATGKTYTHGELHTISRKVPAGLANLGLQRGEVVLLLLPNCPEFAFVFLGASMRGAIACTANPFYTPSEISRQLKSCGARVIVTEAACVAKLRDENLVVITIDSPPPGCLHFSVLSEANEKGEFLQCGEDDVVALLYSSGTTGLPKGVMITHNNLVCSVAQQMDGENPNCYLHGGDVLLCRLPLFHVYALNSIFLCSLRAGAAILIVRKFNGVGDLMEKIERFRITIAPLVPPIISEIVKASSVVSRYNTSSLRIIVSGGSPIVEKGVQGRLKYLFPNAVFREAYGMTEAQVLATNLAFAKFPFETKTGACGSVVRNAEMKIIDIKTGVSLPHNHTGEICIRGPQVMKGYLNDPEATAKTIDKDGWLHTGDIGFIDTNQEIFIVDRIKELIKCKGFQVAPAELEALLLSNLGIADAAVTGEKEQVRGEVPVAFVVRSAGSEINEQEIREFVGKRVVFYKRIRKVYFVPQIPRSPSGKILRKSLMAAL; this comes from the exons ATGGACAAAAGTGGAGAGTACTTGTACAAATCGAAGCTTCCGGATATCAACATTCCTCATCATCTACCTCTGCATGACTATCTCTTTGAGAGATTAGCAGAGGTGAGAGACAGGCCATTTCTGATCGATGCAGCGACTGGAAAAACATACACCCATGGAGAACTTCACACCATTTCACGAAAAGTGCCTGCTGGTTTGGCCAATCTGGGACTGCAAAGAGGCGAAGTTGTACTGCTTCTCCTGCCCAACTGCCCAGAATTTGCATTCGTCTTCTTGGGAGCCTCTATGAGAGGCGCCATTGCCTGCACTGCCAATCCTTTCTACACTCCCTCCGAGATCTCTCGCCAGCTTAAATCTTGCGGCGCCCGTGTGATCGTTACTGAAGCTGCCTGCGTAGCAAAGCTCAGAGACGAAAATTTGGTGGTTATCACCATCGACAGTCCGCCGCCGGGATGTCTGCATTTTTCTGTTCTGAGCGAAGCGAATGAAAAAGGGGAGTTTTTGCAGTGTGGTGAAGATGATGTGGTAGCGTTGCTCTACTCATCGGGCACCACGGGGCTCCCAAAGGGTGTCATGATAACTCATAACAACCTTGTTTGCAGCGTTGCTCAGCAGATGGACGGGGAGAATCCTAATTGTTACTTGCATGGTGGGGACGTTCTTCTCTGCCGGTTGCCTCTCTTTCATGTTTATGCCCTCAATAGTATATTTCTTTGCTCGCTCAGAGCTGGCGCTGCAATTCTCATTGTGCGTAAGTTCAATGGTGTCGGTGATTTAATGGAGAAAATAGAGAGGTTCAGGATCACCATTGCTCCGCTTGTGCCTCCCATTATCTCGGAAATAGTGAAAGCGTCTTCCGTTGTTTCTAGATACAATACATCGTCGCTCAGAATTATCGTCTCGGGTGGTTCTCCCATTGTTGAAAAAGGAGTCCAAGGAAGATTGAAATATCTATTCCCCAACGCTGTGTTTCGTGAG GCTTATGGTATGACGGAAGCCCAAGTGCTGGCAACGAATTTGGCTTTTGCCAAGTTTCCATTTGAAACAAAGACGGGAGCATGTGGGTCTGTTGTTCGAAACGCTGAAATGAAAATAATTGATATAAAAACTGGTGTCTCTCTACCCCACAATCACACCGGCGAAATCTGCATCCGTGGACCCCAAGTTATGAAAG GCTATCTGAATGACCCCGAAGCTACAGCCAAAACTATTGACAAGGATGGGTGGCTACACACTGGCGACATTGGCTTTATTGACACCAATCAAGAAATTTTCATTGTCGATCGAATTAAAGAGCTTATTAAATGCAAGGGATTCCAG GTGGCACCTGCTGAGCTGGAAGCCTTACTGTTGAGTAATCTGGGAATAGCTGATGCAGCCGTGACTGG AGAGAAAGAGCAAGTGAGAGGAGAGGTGCCTGTGGCATTCGTTGTGAGATCTGCAGGAAGCGAAATAAATGAGCAAGAAATACGAGAGTTTGTAGGAAAAAGAGTTGTGTTCTACAAAAGAATTCGTAAGGTTTATTTTGTCCCTCAAATTCCCAGATCTCCTTCGGGCAAGATATTGCGCAAAAGTTTAATGGCAGCATTATAA